From Vallitalea longa, the proteins below share one genomic window:
- a CDS encoding radical SAM/SPASM domain-containing protein, producing MKLSYYNITSELNTNELVLANLLSGAIITISKDSYTLIQKNTEDKIPIPLLEKLIEGRFLISDDFDELNYIQTRLSYHKFRTDILSLTILPTLDCNFDCSYCYENNARTYMSNKTINQLINFVAVNLAGKKRFSVAWYGGEPLLASDTIWKLSQVFIAMSEKLGIDYDACIITNGSLLTAENIDKLIEYKVDSIQVTIDGPHDIHNTMRPFSCKYSMDTKSYDVILDNISSACEKININVRINIGKDNYRQLKRLLNSTKFNNLKNKINIYVSPIIPFGAGKKVNETTFPTKCFDFPSFAGIETELYEIIQQAGFSTNFDFDGSNCNCCRAICLNNYLVDPDGNLLKCWDSIGEDSGIVGHISKCPKEIPMYQNKELLKWISFNPLDNIKCRKCKFLPICMGGCPHRIIKDNVNDDYRCSVIKYNYKQMLKKLYVQSLTAETNNEYGT from the coding sequence ATGAAATTATCTTATTACAATATCACATCTGAATTAAATACTAATGAACTTGTTCTTGCCAATTTACTTTCTGGAGCTATTATAACTATATCAAAAGATAGTTATACATTAATTCAAAAAAACACCGAAGATAAAATACCGATTCCCCTATTAGAAAAGTTAATAGAAGGACGTTTCCTAATCTCAGATGATTTTGATGAATTGAACTATATTCAAACAAGATTATCTTATCACAAATTTCGAACAGATATATTATCTCTAACTATTCTTCCCACACTTGATTGCAATTTTGATTGCTCATATTGTTATGAAAACAATGCTAGAACATATATGTCAAATAAAACAATAAATCAACTTATTAATTTTGTTGCTGTCAATTTAGCAGGTAAAAAACGTTTTTCAGTAGCATGGTATGGAGGTGAACCTTTACTTGCGTCTGATACTATATGGAAATTATCACAAGTATTTATTGCAATGAGTGAAAAATTAGGTATAGACTATGATGCTTGTATTATAACTAATGGTTCTTTGCTTACTGCTGAAAACATAGATAAATTAATAGAATATAAGGTTGATTCTATACAAGTTACAATTGATGGCCCTCATGATATTCATAATACTATGAGACCTTTCTCATGTAAATATTCTATGGACACTAAGTCATATGATGTAATCCTAGATAATATCTCAAGTGCATGTGAAAAAATAAATATCAACGTAAGAATTAATATTGGGAAAGATAACTATAGGCAATTAAAAAGACTATTGAATTCAACTAAATTCAATAATCTAAAGAATAAAATAAATATTTATGTTAGCCCTATAATTCCTTTTGGAGCAGGGAAAAAAGTTAATGAAACCACATTTCCAACAAAATGTTTCGATTTTCCCAGTTTTGCAGGTATTGAGACTGAGTTATATGAGATAATTCAACAAGCAGGTTTTAGTACTAATTTTGATTTTGACGGAAGTAATTGTAATTGTTGTAGAGCTATATGCCTCAATAATTATCTTGTTGATCCAGATGGCAATCTTTTAAAATGTTGGGATAGCATTGGAGAAGATTCAGGAATCGTTGGACATATAAGTAAATGCCCGAAAGAGATACCAATGTATCAAAATAAAGAATTGCTAAAATGGATTTCGTTTAATCCACTTGATAATATCAAGTGCAGGAAATGTAAATTCCTGCCCATTTGTATGGGAGGATGCCCTCATAGAATTATAAAAGATAATGTGAACGATGATTACAGATGTTCTGTCATAAAATACAACTATAAACAAATGCTGAAAAAATTGTATGTTCAATCATTAACCGCAGAAACTAACAACGAGTATGGTACATAA
- a CDS encoding DNA gyrase/topoisomerase IV subunit B, translating into MAREYSGKNIKVLEGLEPVRLRPGMYIGNTGTRGLHHLIWEIIDNGIDEHLAGMCNQINITLNEDNSVSIEDNGSGIPIDLHDNTKDYPKAQYPRGITTERIIFTVLHAGGKFDQDTYKYSGGLHGVGASVVNALSSKFTVEIYRGGKVYIDEYKSGGKAVTSLDNGALIPIRNTRKRGTKITFLPDVEIFDQIKFKPNIIKKRMKEIAFLNSGLTTIYQDNTLPQPEKVVYHEEDGLIGFIREINTTKTKLHDDVIYISDNKDGVIVEIALQFTNDFTENIFSFCNNINTQEEGMHVSGFKLSLTRIVNKYAKELSVFKGKGTLDGKDVRNGLTAIVSVKVPEPQFEGQTKTKLGNTEVRGIVSDITYSQLEQYFDRNEKTITKIAESAVRSHTIRKTEANARNNILKNQSKISSNGKLASCRLSLNEKKGILTELFLVEGDSAGGSAKQGRDRRYQAILPLKGKVLNTERSKISKILENKEIVSIINALGTGFGDGLFGNRSSEDFNISKLKYDKIIIMTDGDVDGAHIATLLLTFFYKHMPELIINGKVYLAMPPLYKIKSSKTELYAYNDRELEKILKKIRRKNTEVQRYKGLGEMNAEQLWETTMNPQSRTLKKIQIENLIQAEETTALLMGEKVPPRREFINSEAENANIDS; encoded by the coding sequence GTGGCTAGAGAATACAGTGGAAAAAACATTAAGGTACTAGAAGGATTAGAACCTGTTAGATTAAGACCAGGTATGTATATAGGCAACACTGGAACAAGAGGATTACATCATTTGATATGGGAAATAATAGATAATGGTATAGATGAACATTTAGCAGGTATGTGTAATCAAATCAATATAACACTAAATGAAGATAATTCTGTTAGTATTGAAGATAATGGAAGTGGTATACCTATTGATTTGCATGATAATACAAAAGATTATCCGAAGGCACAATATCCTAGAGGAATTACAACTGAAAGAATAATATTTACTGTACTTCATGCAGGAGGAAAATTCGATCAAGATACATATAAGTATTCAGGAGGACTACACGGAGTTGGTGCATCAGTTGTTAATGCATTATCTTCTAAATTCACAGTTGAAATATATAGAGGTGGTAAAGTATACATTGATGAATATAAAAGTGGTGGAAAAGCAGTAACATCGCTTGATAATGGAGCATTAATACCTATAAGGAATACAAGGAAAAGGGGTACGAAAATAACTTTTTTACCTGATGTTGAAATCTTTGACCAAATAAAATTCAAACCTAATATCATAAAAAAAAGAATGAAAGAAATAGCTTTCTTGAATAGTGGATTAACTACTATTTATCAAGATAATACATTACCTCAACCTGAGAAAGTGGTTTATCACGAAGAAGATGGTCTTATTGGATTTATCAGAGAGATAAATACTACCAAAACCAAACTTCATGATGATGTGATTTATATTTCTGATAATAAAGATGGTGTAATAGTTGAGATAGCTCTTCAATTCACCAACGATTTTACAGAAAATATATTTTCATTCTGTAATAACATCAATACCCAAGAAGAAGGAATGCATGTTTCGGGATTCAAATTGTCTTTAACAAGAATAGTCAATAAATATGCTAAGGAATTATCGGTTTTTAAAGGAAAAGGCACCCTTGATGGTAAGGATGTAAGAAACGGATTAACAGCTATAGTGTCCGTGAAAGTACCCGAACCACAATTTGAAGGTCAAACAAAAACCAAACTTGGTAATACGGAAGTAAGGGGTATTGTATCAGATATAACATATTCTCAATTAGAGCAATATTTCGATAGAAATGAAAAGACTATAACTAAAATTGCAGAAAGTGCAGTTAGATCACATACTATAAGAAAGACAGAAGCAAATGCCAGAAACAACATTTTAAAAAATCAATCTAAAATATCTTCTAATGGAAAATTAGCATCATGCAGATTATCACTAAATGAGAAAAAAGGTATTTTAACTGAACTTTTTTTAGTAGAAGGAGACTCAGCTGGTGGATCAGCTAAACAAGGCAGAGATAGACGTTATCAAGCAATACTACCTCTAAAAGGGAAAGTACTGAATACTGAAAGAAGTAAAATCAGTAAAATACTTGAAAATAAAGAGATAGTATCAATAATAAATGCACTGGGAACAGGATTCGGTGATGGTCTATTCGGTAATAGGTCAAGTGAAGATTTTAATATAAGCAAATTGAAGTATGATAAAATAATTATAATGACTGATGGTGATGTAGATGGGGCTCATATAGCGACACTACTATTGACATTCTTCTATAAGCATATGCCTGAACTGATTATTAATGGAAAAGTGTACTTAGCCATGCCACCATTATATAAAATAAAATCATCGAAAACAGAATTATATGCCTATAATGATAGAGAATTAGAAAAAATACTGAAAAAAATCAGAAGAAAAAATACTGAAGTCCAGCGTTACAAAGGTTTAGGAGAAATGAATGCAGAACAACTATGGGAAACTACAATGAATCCTCAATCAAGAACTCTAAAAAAAATACAGATAGAGAACTTAATTCAAGCTGAAGAAACCACAGCGCTATTAATGGGAGAGAAAGTACCGCCAAGAAGAGAATTTATTAACAGCGAAGCTGAAAATGCCAATATAGATTCTTAG
- a CDS encoding H-type small acid-soluble spore protein: MKIERAQEIFDSKGVIDVNYNGNPIWIKSVNQEEQTAEIEMLDAPTNNEVVSVRELNEMNI, from the coding sequence ATGAAAATAGAAAGAGCTCAAGAGATTTTCGATTCAAAAGGTGTTATTGATGTAAATTACAATGGGAATCCTATATGGATAAAAAGTGTAAATCAAGAAGAACAAACAGCTGAAATTGAAATGTTGGATGCACCAACCAATAATGAAGTTGTTAGTGTTAGAGAATTGAATGAAATGAATATATAA
- a CDS encoding alpha/beta fold hydrolase: protein MKSNYSSYISISKKININKTMQYIMVRGDINNPILLFLHGGPGIPYSPIAHEFQKNIEKSFLVVNWDQRGAGKSYNSSIAVNTMNLDQFILDTKEVVDYLIKEYNKNKIFMAAQSMGTVYGLMTVYKYPDKFYGYIGSGQMIDTYKSEKLSYDFILNKAKVLNNIEAVEELLEIGNPPYDNLIEDIGKERKWLNILGYIERNSNYFKMLTDNCSEEEIDIIMKGQEVSIKHLFTDIYKKNIDFNKTIKKIKVPTYFCMGRYDYVTPQIIVQQYCDKLIAPRKRCIWFEESAHFPEIEEPNKYYNTLINILGDTFN from the coding sequence TTGAAATCAAATTATTCAAGTTACATAAGTATATCTAAAAAGATTAATATTAACAAAACTATGCAATACATAATGGTTAGAGGTGATATTAATAATCCCATTCTTTTATTTTTACATGGAGGTCCAGGTATTCCATATAGTCCTATCGCACATGAGTTTCAGAAAAATATTGAAAAAAGTTTTTTAGTAGTGAATTGGGACCAAAGAGGTGCAGGTAAATCTTATAATAGTAGTATAGCTGTAAATACCATGAATCTTGACCAATTTATATTAGATACTAAAGAGGTAGTTGATTATTTAATAAAAGAATATAACAAAAACAAAATTTTTATGGCTGCTCAATCTATGGGAACCGTTTACGGATTAATGACTGTATATAAATATCCAGATAAGTTTTATGGATATATAGGATCAGGGCAAATGATAGATACATATAAAAGTGAAAAATTATCATATGATTTTATATTAAATAAAGCTAAAGTGTTAAATAATATTGAAGCTGTAGAAGAACTATTGGAAATAGGCAATCCTCCATATGATAATCTCATAGAAGATATAGGAAAAGAAAGAAAATGGTTGAACATATTAGGATATATAGAAAGGAACAGTAATTATTTCAAGATGTTAACTGATAATTGCAGTGAAGAAGAAATTGATATTATAATGAAAGGTCAAGAAGTGTCTATTAAACATTTGTTTACTGATATATATAAGAAAAACATTGATTTTAATAAAACCATTAAAAAGATAAAAGTTCCTACGTACTTTTGTATGGGAAGATATGATTATGTAACCCCTCAAATTATCGTTCAACAGTATTGTGATAAATTAATTGCTCCTAGAAAAAGATGTATATGGTTTGAGGAATCAGCCCATTTTCCAGAAATAGAAGAACCGAATAAATATTATAATACATTGATAAATATCCTAGGTGATACATTTAATTGA
- a CDS encoding GNAT family N-acetyltransferase — translation MDVIIRKENSDEYGIVNDVIKSAFFKENKISDFNEWNLVSDIRNSPYYINELSLVAEYDNKIVGHIMYTPMSIINDGNINESLALAPLSVHKDYQNKGIGSKLMTESIKKAKSLGYTSIIVLGHPKLYKKFGFIEALNYNIGLDEECNNPYLFALELEKDSLSNVKGIVKYCDPFYSDGELI, via the coding sequence GTGGATGTAATAATTAGAAAAGAAAACAGTGATGAATATGGAATAGTTAATGATGTAATAAAATCTGCTTTTTTCAAAGAAAATAAAATATCTGATTTCAATGAATGGAATTTAGTTAGTGATATAAGAAATTCTCCATATTACATAAATGAACTTTCATTAGTTGCAGAGTATGATAATAAAATAGTAGGTCATATAATGTATACACCAATGTCTATTATAAATGATGGCAATATAAATGAATCCCTAGCTTTAGCACCTCTATCCGTACATAAGGATTACCAAAATAAAGGTATAGGCTCAAAATTAATGACAGAATCCATAAAAAAAGCCAAATCATTAGGATATACTTCAATCATAGTATTGGGTCATCCAAAATTATATAAGAAATTTGGATTCATTGAAGCGTTAAATTATAATATAGGTCTTGATGAGGAATGTAACAATCCATACTTATTTGCATTGGAATTAGAAAAAGACTCACTATCTAATGTAAAAGGTATAGTTAAGTATTGTGACCCTTTTTATAGTGATGGAGAACTAATCTAA
- a CDS encoding DNA gyrase/topoisomerase IV subunit A, whose amino-acid sequence MKKNVKLPDLTNQHIITTDYEDEMKQSYIDYAMSVIAARALPDIRDGLKPVQRRTLYAMKDLNVTPDKPYRKCARIVGDTMGKYHPHGDGSIYNSMVRMAQDFTYKEELIDGHGNFGSIDGDGAAAMRYTEARLKPISLELLEDIDKDIVEMKTNFDETLMEPTILPAKFPNALVNGMTGIAVGMSTNFPTHNLGEIIDGTIAYINNEDITIKELMTYIKGPDFPTGGIIANKDQLESIYSTGKGKIKIRAKIDIEKINNGKSNIVIREIPYTLIGNKSMLIENLVDLVRNKKLNGIQDIRDESSRGEIEIIIETKKDVDPYRLVNKLYGKTRLEDNFSVNMLALHEQKPYLFNLKSAIQKFVEFQQDIYTKRYRYLLDQELDKKEGTEGLLKAYDEIDIIIEAIRGAKNAKTVKNCLITGDTTNINFRTKKSENRAKKFNYTERQATIILEMRLYKLVGLEKLEVEKQYKQIMKKISRYEKILSNKNVLNKTIISELQRISDKYTSKRKTVLKNLETLIITDEKIVEDVYVLVDDKNYIKSIDMDTFDKNKDKLELEMTCIIKATTEDKICLFDNRGYLYKLKVGNIPKTKLSDKGTAISVLTQIDEKNIIMINKLCTDDKLLFLTKYGLVKQVDASEFNSSRSKITATKLNDDDSIIKIISMHNEELLITVTANGFALIIKTEEVPNQKRTAKGVNLIKLNSSDHIVDVAFIDSEQKTIQINVDDEINKKNISAIGIKKRNSKGKQIFPGNKNIIGFS is encoded by the coding sequence ATGAAAAAAAACGTTAAATTACCGGATCTTACAAATCAGCATATAATAACAACAGATTATGAAGATGAAATGAAACAGTCATATATAGATTATGCAATGAGCGTAATTGCAGCAAGGGCATTACCGGATATTAGAGATGGATTGAAGCCTGTTCAAAGAAGAACACTATATGCAATGAAAGATTTGAATGTGACACCTGATAAACCATATCGTAAATGTGCACGTATAGTTGGAGATACTATGGGTAAATATCATCCACATGGGGATGGTTCAATATATAATTCTATGGTTAGAATGGCTCAAGATTTTACTTATAAGGAAGAGCTGATAGATGGACATGGTAACTTTGGTTCTATTGATGGCGACGGTGCTGCTGCAATGAGGTATACAGAAGCTAGATTGAAACCTATTTCTCTGGAGCTGTTAGAGGATATTGATAAAGATATAGTTGAAATGAAAACTAATTTCGATGAAACTCTTATGGAACCAACCATTTTGCCTGCTAAATTTCCTAACGCACTGGTTAACGGTATGACAGGTATTGCCGTTGGTATGTCAACCAATTTTCCTACACATAACCTAGGAGAAATTATTGACGGTACTATAGCGTATATTAATAACGAAGACATAACCATCAAAGAACTTATGACATATATAAAAGGTCCAGATTTTCCTACAGGAGGTATAATAGCAAATAAAGACCAGTTAGAAAGTATTTACTCTACAGGTAAAGGAAAAATTAAAATAAGAGCTAAAATAGATATTGAAAAAATTAATAATGGTAAAAGTAATATAGTCATTAGAGAAATACCATATACTCTAATAGGGAACAAATCCATGCTAATTGAAAATTTAGTCGATCTAGTGAGAAATAAAAAATTAAATGGCATACAAGATATACGAGATGAAAGTTCAAGAGGAGAAATAGAGATTATTATAGAAACAAAAAAAGATGTTGATCCTTATAGATTAGTCAATAAATTATATGGCAAAACAAGGTTAGAAGATAATTTCAGCGTTAACATGCTTGCATTACATGAGCAAAAACCATATCTGTTCAATCTAAAATCTGCTATACAGAAGTTTGTTGAATTCCAACAAGATATTTATACTAAACGTTATAGATACTTACTAGATCAAGAACTTGATAAAAAAGAAGGAACAGAAGGTTTGCTCAAAGCTTATGATGAAATTGATATCATTATTGAAGCAATTCGTGGAGCTAAGAATGCAAAAACAGTTAAAAATTGTTTAATTACTGGTGATACGACTAATATTAACTTCAGAACAAAAAAAAGTGAAAATCGTGCCAAAAAATTCAACTATACTGAACGCCAAGCAACTATAATTTTAGAAATGAGATTATACAAATTAGTTGGCCTTGAAAAATTAGAAGTAGAGAAGCAGTATAAACAAATAATGAAAAAAATTAGCAGATATGAAAAAATATTAAGCAATAAAAATGTACTAAATAAAACAATCATATCTGAACTACAAAGAATAAGCGATAAATATACTAGTAAACGTAAAACCGTATTAAAAAATCTAGAAACACTTATCATAACAGACGAAAAAATAGTTGAAGATGTATATGTATTGGTGGACGATAAAAATTATATTAAATCAATTGATATGGATACTTTTGATAAAAACAAAGATAAACTCGAGTTAGAGATGACATGTATAATTAAAGCTACTACTGAGGATAAAATTTGTTTGTTTGATAATAGGGGTTATTTATATAAATTAAAAGTCGGAAATATACCAAAAACTAAATTGAGTGATAAAGGTACTGCTATAAGTGTTTTGACGCAGATAGACGAAAAGAATATAATCATGATCAATAAACTATGTACTGATGATAAATTATTATTTTTAACCAAATATGGATTAGTTAAACAGGTAGACGCTTCTGAATTCAATAGTTCACGTTCAAAAATAACAGCGACTAAGCTGAATGATGATGATAGCATTATAAAAATTATTAGTATGCATAATGAAGAACTATTGATTACAGTTACAGCTAATGGTTTTGCATTAATTATAAAGACTGAAGAAGTTCCTAATCAGAAAAGAACTGCTAAAGGAGTTAATTTAATTAAACTAAATAGCTCAGATCATATTGTTGATGTAGCGTTTATTGATTCTGAGCAAAAAACTATTCAAATTAATGTGGATGATGAAATTAATAAAAAGAATATTTCAGCCATAGGAATTAAAAAAAGAAATTCCAAGGGTAAACAAATTTTTCCTGGTAATAAAAATATTATTGGATTTTCATAA
- a CDS encoding helix-turn-helix domain-containing protein, translating to MESLGSKIKRIRKELHITQSQLADKDMTKSMISQIENNIATPSMKNLKIIADRLNKPVSFFLDQSNRNVLPLNIINDELKSIDILINKLEYKKAIEKLNLLLKTYNFSQYGKLNGDILFKLSECLGALNLFHESQENIDKAIKIYENNQLFSDAAMAQMEKINRYVKEYDYKTCLDILDVAMDKYNQSIIKNYFFELNYLYLKAMINSSLGNFENAIILLNDAIRLSKEKHIYYNSDMIYQTLACINLINNNNKLFLYNIKKAKQFSVFTEDNFRLSLININYAQYENINDKPTKALEYLTEVKSERKDLLIFYMIEKAKANYLLKNYKMSLDLFNKINYKDTNTWYLHKHDYLFMWSAKIYHGLALMKIGNLDDALIEMKIGISKLEVFENSIYHIFAYKSISELYNLMHNYKAAFKYLKLANTMESFLKELPFK from the coding sequence TTGGAATCTCTAGGCAGTAAAATAAAACGAATAAGAAAAGAATTACATATTACACAATCACAACTAGCAGATAAGGACATGACAAAAAGTATGATAAGTCAAATTGAAAATAATATAGCAACACCTTCCATGAAAAATTTGAAAATAATAGCTGACAGACTAAACAAACCAGTATCCTTTTTTTTGGATCAAAGCAATAGAAATGTTTTACCTTTAAACATTATAAATGATGAATTAAAAAGTATTGATATATTGATAAATAAATTGGAGTATAAAAAAGCTATAGAAAAATTGAACTTACTTCTCAAAACATATAATTTTAGTCAGTATGGTAAATTAAATGGGGATATATTATTTAAACTAAGTGAATGCTTAGGTGCATTAAACTTATTTCATGAAAGTCAAGAAAATATTGATAAAGCAATAAAAATATACGAAAACAATCAGCTATTTTCAGATGCTGCTATGGCACAAATGGAAAAGATAAATAGATATGTAAAAGAGTATGATTATAAAACATGTCTTGATATTTTAGATGTAGCTATGGATAAATATAATCAATCAATAATTAAAAATTATTTTTTTGAATTGAATTACTTATATTTAAAAGCCATGATTAATTCGAGTTTGGGTAATTTTGAGAATGCAATTATTCTTTTAAATGATGCTATAAGATTATCTAAAGAAAAACATATATATTACAATTCAGATATGATTTATCAGACATTAGCCTGTATTAATCTAATTAATAATAACAATAAGCTATTTTTATATAATATAAAAAAAGCAAAACAATTTTCTGTTTTTACTGAAGATAATTTCAGATTATCACTTATTAATATTAATTACGCTCAATATGAAAATATAAATGATAAACCTACTAAAGCACTTGAATATTTAACAGAGGTTAAAAGTGAACGTAAAGATTTACTGATCTTTTATATGATTGAAAAGGCTAAAGCAAATTATTTGTTGAAAAATTATAAGATGAGTCTAGATTTATTCAATAAAATCAATTATAAGGATACAAATACATGGTATTTACATAAACATGACTACCTTTTCATGTGGTCTGCTAAAATATACCATGGTCTTGCCTTAATGAAAATAGGGAATCTTGATGATGCATTGATAGAAATGAAAATTGGAATTTCCAAATTAGAAGTATTTGAAAATTCCATATACCATATTTTTGCATATAAAAGTATAAGTGAACTCTATAATCTAATGCATAACTATAAAGCAGCATTTAAGTATTTAAAATTAGCTAATACCATGGAATCTTTTTTGAAAGAATTACCTTTTAAGTAA